One genomic segment of Streptomyces sp. RerS4 includes these proteins:
- a CDS encoding response regulator transcription factor gives MRVLVVEDERRLAVALQRGLRSEGFTVDVAHDGPQGLWMATEHDYDLIVLDIMLPGLNGYRVCSRLRAAGNESGIIVLTAKDGEYDEAEALDTGADDFLSKPFSYLVLVARLRALGRRTGRRGPQVLECGDLRLDPARHTCARGGTEIRLTAREFAVLEYLARRPGEVVPKREILEQVWDSAFAGDPNVVEVHVSAVRRKIDAPFGRAALETVRGVGYRLAADGG, from the coding sequence ATGCGCGTACTGGTGGTGGAGGACGAACGGCGACTCGCCGTGGCACTGCAGCGGGGCCTGCGGTCGGAGGGGTTCACGGTGGACGTGGCCCACGACGGGCCGCAGGGCCTGTGGATGGCCACGGAGCACGACTACGACCTGATAGTGCTCGACATCATGCTGCCCGGCCTCAACGGCTACCGGGTCTGCTCCCGGCTGCGCGCCGCCGGCAACGAGTCCGGGATCATCGTGCTGACCGCGAAGGACGGCGAGTACGACGAGGCCGAGGCCCTCGACACCGGCGCGGACGACTTCCTGTCCAAGCCCTTCTCCTACCTCGTCCTCGTGGCCCGGCTGCGCGCCCTGGGACGGCGTACGGGCCGCCGCGGCCCGCAGGTCCTGGAGTGCGGGGACCTCCGGCTGGACCCGGCCCGGCACACGTGCGCGCGCGGCGGGACCGAGATACGACTGACCGCCCGGGAGTTCGCGGTGCTGGAGTACCTGGCCCGGCGGCCCGGCGAGGTGGTGCCCAAGCGGGAGATCCTGGAACAGGTGTGGGACAGCGCCTTCGCGGGCGACCCGAACGTGGTCGAGGTGCACGTGAGCGCGGTCCGCCGGAAGATCGACGCGCCGTTCGGCCGGGCCGCGCTGGAGACCGTACGCGGCGTCGGCTACCGACTGGCGGCCGACGGTGGCTGA